A region from the Prochlorococcus marinus XMU1408 genome encodes:
- a CDS encoding PP2C family protein-serine/threonine phosphatase — MVNKNSPISQQKYHQTTKLLSSAASKSLTELIESLSQEQIANQDLLLSLSFALRSFTNLQRFLELIPLFVTQLVGIKGSLLIPFQDNGSLWREQLQIVPLDENQEIIRQLFLLEDGLKAGFGMQESNILMLDRLVQRHLDSFNIMATSVVSRGRQRGRLYAFDKKEVEFGSNIHRKHIQLVADITGVAIENDAIFQVIRNHEKVDRQISIGAEIQSQLLPDQCPTIEGVELAACCRPAFQVGGDYYDFMPTRPDLTDLAKSSGRWAFVIGDVMGKGVPAGLLMTMLRGMLRAEVLSGLPPDCILHDLNQLALEDLTQSHRFVTLFYSDFDARSRKLRFANAAHNPPLLWSAKSKSIIRLDTPGLLIGLQPEAEYGCGEITLQPGDVLLYYTDGVTEAPGISGERFDENRLITFLDRFARQGLGAKEILNKIFERLDSFVGLGDNHLEDDASMVVLKVNEELSLPELT; from the coding sequence ATGGTGAATAAAAATTCTCCAATTTCACAACAAAAATATCACCAAACAACAAAATTGTTATCCAGTGCTGCGTCAAAATCTTTAACAGAACTAATTGAAAGTCTTTCTCAAGAGCAAATTGCTAATCAAGATTTATTGCTTTCTTTAAGCTTTGCCTTGCGAAGTTTTACGAATTTACAGCGTTTTCTCGAACTGATTCCACTTTTTGTTACTCAATTAGTTGGTATTAAAGGATCATTGTTAATTCCTTTTCAAGATAATGGCAGTCTTTGGCGAGAACAATTACAAATAGTTCCTCTCGATGAAAATCAAGAAATAATTAGGCAATTATTTCTTTTAGAAGATGGGCTGAAAGCTGGTTTTGGGATGCAAGAAAGTAATATTTTAATGCTAGATCGATTAGTCCAGAGGCATTTGGACTCTTTTAACATAATGGCAACTTCTGTAGTTTCTCGAGGAAGACAAAGAGGGAGACTCTATGCATTTGATAAAAAAGAAGTTGAATTCGGAAGTAATATTCATCGCAAACATATTCAGTTAGTTGCTGACATCACTGGAGTAGCCATTGAAAATGATGCCATATTTCAAGTGATAAGGAATCATGAGAAAGTTGATAGACAAATAAGTATTGGTGCTGAAATTCAATCACAATTATTACCTGATCAATGTCCAACAATTGAGGGTGTAGAATTAGCTGCTTGTTGTAGGCCTGCTTTTCAAGTCGGTGGAGATTACTACGATTTTATGCCGACTCGGCCAGATCTAACGGATTTAGCAAAATCTTCAGGTCGTTGGGCCTTCGTAATTGGCGATGTTATGGGTAAAGGTGTTCCTGCTGGATTATTGATGACAATGTTGCGTGGGATGCTCAGAGCCGAAGTTTTAAGTGGATTACCTCCTGATTGTATTTTGCATGATTTGAATCAATTAGCGCTTGAAGATTTGACGCAGTCACATAGATTTGTTACTTTATTTTATTCCGATTTTGATGCAAGATCAAGAAAATTACGTTTTGCTAATGCAGCACATAATCCCCCGTTACTTTGGAGTGCCAAGTCAAAATCAATAATTAGATTAGATACTCCTGGTTTATTAATTGGACTGCAACCTGAAGCTGAATATGGATGTGGAGAGATCACGCTTCAGCCTGGAGATGTCCTTCTTTACTACACTGACGGAGTCACTGAAGCACCTGGTATATCTGGTGAACGTTTTGACGAAAATCGGTTAATAACTTTTTTAGATAGATTTGCGAGGCAAGGTTTAGGAGCTAAAGAAATATTAAATAAAATTTTTGAAAGATTAGATAGCTTTGTTGGTTTAGGTGATAATCATCTTGAAGACGACGCTTCAATGGTTGTTTTAAAAGTCAATGAAGAATTATCGCTTCCTGAATTAACTTAG
- the ftsY gene encoding signal recognition particle-docking protein FtsY → MKDDLFKDEKIPSNTNQSDFSSSVNDDSLDWAKQAYLQLKQKQKDEKEIREKEILNKKNIENNTKADFKLNDSVEKKFQVNKISKEEDEPLLGDFDETFTWSAEVLAAQGKKIDQFSLDDIDWLSRLKQGLEKTRKGFVTDLLDKLGDDPLTPEVLDDLETLLLRADAGVLATDQILDSLRTKLNEEVVEASEGLRFLKDQLVNILEKPIKDSGVSLLSPKKGVLNIWMLVGVNGVGKTTTLGKLASVAKRSGFSAMIAAADTFRAAAVQQVKVWGERTEVEVIANESKNADPAAIVFDAIGACESKSIDLLLIDTAGRLQTKNNLMEELKKIRKIINKLSPKANVESLLVLDSSQGQNGLRQALAFADSAELTGVILTKLDGSSRGGVAMAVASEAKLPVRFVGAGEKIRDLRPFNSFEFVEALLANR, encoded by the coding sequence ATGAAAGACGATCTTTTTAAGGATGAAAAAATTCCTTCAAATACAAATCAAAGTGATTTTTCTTCATCAGTTAATGATGATTCTTTAGATTGGGCTAAACAAGCTTATTTGCAATTAAAGCAAAAGCAAAAAGATGAAAAAGAAATACGAGAAAAAGAAATACTTAATAAAAAAAATATAGAAAATAATACTAAAGCAGATTTTAAATTAAATGATTCAGTTGAAAAAAAATTTCAAGTTAATAAAATCTCCAAAGAGGAAGATGAACCTTTACTAGGTGATTTTGATGAAACTTTTACTTGGTCAGCGGAGGTTTTAGCTGCACAGGGTAAAAAAATTGATCAATTTTCGTTAGATGATATTGATTGGCTAAGTAGATTAAAACAAGGATTAGAAAAAACTCGTAAGGGATTTGTTACTGACTTATTAGATAAATTAGGTGATGATCCACTGACTCCTGAAGTTCTTGATGATTTAGAAACTCTATTATTGCGAGCGGATGCAGGGGTTTTAGCTACTGATCAAATTTTAGATTCATTAAGAACTAAGCTAAATGAGGAAGTCGTAGAAGCTTCTGAAGGTTTACGTTTTTTGAAAGACCAATTAGTCAATATTTTAGAAAAACCTATAAAAGATAGTGGTGTTTCTTTACTTTCTCCAAAAAAGGGTGTTTTAAATATTTGGATGTTAGTAGGTGTTAATGGAGTTGGCAAAACAACTACTCTTGGTAAATTGGCAAGTGTTGCAAAAAGAAGTGGGTTTTCGGCAATGATTGCTGCTGCAGATACTTTTAGAGCTGCAGCAGTTCAACAAGTAAAAGTATGGGGAGAGAGAACAGAAGTAGAAGTTATTGCAAATGAATCTAAGAATGCTGATCCAGCTGCAATAGTATTTGATGCTATTGGAGCATGTGAGTCAAAAAGTATAGATTTATTATTAATAGATACTGCAGGAAGATTGCAGACAAAAAATAATTTAATGGAAGAACTAAAAAAAATTAGAAAAATTATTAATAAACTTTCTCCAAAAGCTAATGTTGAATCTTTATTAGTACTTGACTCAAGTCAAGGGCAAAATGGACTTAGGCAGGCTCTTGCGTTTGCTGATTCAGCAGAATTAACAGGAGTAATACTTACAAAACTTGATGGATCTTCTAGAGGAGGAGTTGCTATGGCAGTTGCATCAGAAGCTAAGCTTCCAGTTAGGTTTGTTGGGGCTGGTGAGAAAATTAGAGACTTACGTCCATTTAATAGCTTTGAATTCGTAGAGGCACTTTTAGCTAATCGATGA
- the nusB gene encoding transcription antitermination factor NusB, with the protein MQFKSISRELALLLLGQIKKNDINKINIEILLGKAIESLTQHWREQLDFCASKLEKANQDLLDSELQDDAGLLNKSRDYLKTCLIDSENILNSLSDSIELPRLLALGDQKEIRELALKRVHLVIEKQDEIDSNLDCVMEGWRLKRLPRIDRDILRLALVDLIDFNTPTAVTCNEAVNLANRYSDEQGRRMINGVLRKLQDSALKLN; encoded by the coding sequence ATGCAATTTAAATCAATTTCTAGAGAATTAGCTCTATTACTTTTAGGGCAAATTAAAAAAAATGATATTAATAAAATTAATATTGAAATATTATTAGGTAAAGCTATTGAATCCTTAACTCAACATTGGAGAGAGCAATTAGATTTTTGTGCTTCGAAATTAGAAAAAGCAAATCAGGATTTATTAGATAGTGAATTGCAAGATGATGCTGGTTTGCTAAATAAATCTCGTGATTACTTGAAGACTTGTTTAATTGACTCAGAAAACATATTAAATAGTTTGTCTGACAGTATTGAACTGCCAAGACTTCTAGCACTAGGTGATCAAAAAGAAATTCGAGAGCTAGCTCTTAAGCGAGTTCATTTGGTTATCGAAAAGCAAGATGAGATAGATAGTAATCTTGATTGCGTTATGGAGGGTTGGAGATTAAAAAGATTGCCTAGGATAGATAGAGATATTTTAAGATTAGCTTTAGTAGATTTGATTGACTTTAATACTCCTACTGCTGTTACCTGTAACGAGGCTGTGAATCTAGCTAATCGTTATAGTGATGAACAAGGAAGAAGAATGATTAATGGAGTTTTAAGGAAACTTCAAGATTCTGCTTTAAAATTAAATTAG